A window of Babesia microti strain RI chromosome III, complete genome contains these coding sequences:
- a CDS encoding Mitochondrial carrier protein (overlaps_old_locusTagID:BBM_III01445), which produces MNYGDWDARISSPITRQPHPMVHDMSYYSKCMLGGIISCGLTHTLVTPLDVAKCKIQVYPKIYCGFIKSISIISKQEGFNGLVRGWRPTLIGYSMQGLGKFGLYEIFKDLYANAIGEENAAKYKGLMWLSASASAELFADVLLCPMEMVKVKMQTAPASENWPSGLISATCRMHKQAAETKFPFGSLTPLWSRQIPYTMAKFFFFEKVVQFFYSNIFTRPKNEYSKQTQLGITFASGYLAGIICAVVSHPADSLVSQLGKKENKGKKLSIIAKEIGAKNLLTKGLGTRVLMIGTLTGFQWWIYDTFKTAMNMGTTGGK; this is translated from the exons ATGAATTACGGAGATTGGGATGCCAGAATATCCTCGCCCATTACCAGACAACCTCATCCCATGGTTCATGACATGTCCTACTACTCCAAATGTATGCTTGGCGGTATTATATCTTGCGGCCTAACACATACTTTGGTTACACCGCTTGATGTTGCAAAATGCAAAATTCAGGTTTATcccaaaatttattgtggTTTCATAAAATCTATTTCCATTATATCTAAACAAGAAGGTTTTAATGGATTGGTTAGAGGATGGCGTCCAACTTTGATTGGTTATTCAATGCAAGGATTGGGTAAATTTGGCCTATACGAGATTTTCAAAGATTTATATGCCAATGCCATTGGCGAAGAGAATGCTGCCAAATACAAGGGATTAATGTGGTTAAGTGCATCAGCATCCGCTGAGCTTTTTGCAGATGTTTTACTATGTCCAATGGAAATGGTAAAGGTTAAGATGCAAACGGCACCGGCAAGCGAAAATTGGCCAAGTGGTCTCATATCTGCCACTTGTCGTATGCATAAGCAGGCAGCTGAAACCAAATTCCCATTTGGCAGTCTCACTCCATTATGGAGTAGGCAAATACCATATACCATGGCCAAGTTCTTCTTCTTTGAAAAAGTAgtgcaatttttttactctaatatttttaccagACCAAAAAATGAGTACTCCAAACAGACACAGCTGGGCATTACTTTTGCGTCAG gttATTTGGCGGGTATAATTTGTGCCGTAGTATCCCACCCTGCCGACAGTTTAGTCTCACAACTTGGTAAGAAGGAAAATAAgggcaaaaaattatctattATTGCCAAAGAAATAGGtgccaaaaatttgctaacTAAAGGCCTGGGAACCCGTGTTCTTATGATCGGAACTCTTACTGGTTTCCAATGGTGGATTTATGACACATTTAAGACCGCAATGAACATGGGTACAACTGGGGGAAAGTAA
- a CDS encoding Cyclophilin type peptidyl-prolyl cis-trans isomerase/CLD (overlaps_old_locusTagID:BBM_III01450) has translation MTIPNPRVFMDISIGGRDIGRMVFELFSDQLPYTCENFRCLCTGETGLGYYLRPRWYKNVPIHRIIPDFMCQGGNFNTGNCFGGESIYGQYLRDESFRYKHSKRGVLSMAKTRVRHSNSSQFFITFRPCAWLDGKHVVFGNLEHGQDVLSQIEQEGTEIGRVKKPVKIWNCGEIDPQCIYAEMPEILPDKPIYVIPKVDKPILDMEIAKSEDSYKEIVPDEVFKRAYYNF, from the exons ATGACCATACCCAATCCTAGGGTCTTCATGGATATCAGCATTGGTGGTAGGGACATAGGAAGGATGGTTTTTGAG ttattcaGCGACCAACTTCCTTACACATGTGAAAACTTTAGGTGCCTATGTACTG GAGAAACAGGCCTCGGGTACTACTTGAGGCCTAGATGGTATAAAAACGTACCTATTCATCGAATTATCCCTGATTTTATGTGTCAGGGCGGCAATTTCAACACAGGAAACTGTTTTGGCGGAGAATCAATTTACGGTCAATACCTTCGTGACGAATCGTTCCGTTACAAACATTCCAAACGAG GCGTGTTATCTATGGCTAAGACGCGAGTTAGACATTCAAATTCGTcgcaattttttataacGTTCAGGCCCTGTGCCTGGTTGGATGGGAAACAT GTTgtatttggaaatttagAACACGGACAAGATGTATTAAGCCAGATAGAGCAGGAAGGTACTGAAATTGGGAGGGTTAAGAAACCGGTCAAGATATGGAATTG TGGAGAAATAGATCcacaatgtatatatgcAGAAATGCCCGAAATTTTGCCAGACAAGCCGATCTATGTAATACCAAAAGTGGATAAACCGATATTAGATATGGAAATTGCAAAGTCTGAAGATTCTTACAAGGAAATTGTACCAGATGAGGTATTCAAACGAGCGTACTACAATTTTTGA